The Lactuca sativa cultivar Salinas chromosome 2, Lsat_Salinas_v11, whole genome shotgun sequence genome includes a window with the following:
- the LOC111889518 gene encoding uncharacterized protein LOC111889518: MTGGSNQGGSKEVVAQGTVVPFQCPKLTETNYITRFIMNETVLKAYGHWDAITKGAVDEKKNYTTKGIIFQTLPENVLFQVAKHKNAKDVWESIKVRYIGVERVQKTRLQTLRNELEMLKMKDNESINDFSGKISGIVVKFKSLGSTLEEEVIVRKFLNSVPKKYLPIVAPIEQYFDLETMTFEEAVGRVKAYEERLQIHEEKEEEQSQLMMASEPRHADSSGHGKGGERNYEGGGRGRGDKNSFRCFNYGEFGHFSYECTKWNDNEANLIQDEEPALL, from the coding sequence ATGACAGGAGGATCAAACCAAGGGGGATCAAAAGAGGTTGTGGCTCAAGGTACTGTTGTACCATTTCAATGTCCTAAACTGACTGAAACTAATTATATTACTAGGTTTATTATGAATGAAACTGTCTTGAAGGCATATGGACATTGGGATGCAATAACCAAGGGTGCAGTTGATGAGAAGAAGAATTATACCACTAAAGGCATAATTTTTCAAACCCTTCCAGAGAATGTTCTTTTTCAGGTTGCTAAACACAAGAATGCAAAAGATGTTTGGGAATCAATCAAGGTTAGGTATATTGGAGTCGAACGGGTGCAAAAAAcaaggttgcaaaccttaagaaATGAATTGGAGATGCTTAAGATGAAGGACAATGAGTCAATCAATGACTTTTCGGGAAAAATAAGTGGTATTGTTGTCAAGTTCAAAAGTCTTGGTTCAACTCTTGAAGAGGAGGTGATTGTAAGGAAGTTTCTCAATTCGGTTCCAAAGAAGTACTTGCCAATTGTAGCTCCAATTGAACAATATTTTGACCTTGAAACTATGACATTTGAAGAAGCGGTTGGAAGGGTCAAAGCCTATGAAGAAAGGCTTCAAATTCATGAAGAAAAGGAAGAAGAGCAAAGTCAACTCATGATGGCAAGTGAACCAAGGCATGCTGATAGTAGTGGACATGGAAAAGGGGGTGAAAGGAACTATGAAGGAGGTGGAAGAGGTCGAGGTGACAAAAATAGCTTCCGGTGCTTTAACTATGGAGAATTTGGGCATTTTAGCTATGAGTGCACAAAGTGGAATGACAATGAAGCGAACTTGATCCAAGATGAAGAACCGGCATTGCTTTGA
- the LOC111889510 gene encoding LOW QUALITY PROTEIN: disease resistance protein SUMM2 (The sequence of the model RefSeq protein was modified relative to this genomic sequence to represent the inferred CDS: deleted 1 base in 1 codon), whose product MEVASEITKGVVQVLMVPVKKQLDYLVSYKKYVDDMHTKKKDLDVARLGVESQKKQNRERRLEVPAQVGPWLIEVEHMNEKVAHFPSEVPGCLDLKSRHKLGRKAFKIFKEIESVMGRCPEIQGTELQIPVGRIDSIMASTSKPSSDQNDFHSRELTFMKALEALGPNHSSHMVALCGMGGVGKTTMMKKLKDVVVGKKMFNHYVEAVIGEKTDPIAIQQAVAEYLGISLTETTKPARTDKLRTWFANNSDGGKKKFLVILDDVWQPVDLEDIGLSRFPNQDVDFKVLITSRDQSVCTEMGVKADLVLKVSVLEEAEAHSLFLQFLEPSDDVDPELHKIREEIVRKCCGLPIAIKTMACTLRSKSKDTWKNALSRLQHHDINTIAPTVFQTSYDNLQDEVTKATFLLCGLFPEDFNIPTEDLLRYGWGLKLFKGMDTIREARYKLNSCIERLKHTNLLIEGDNVRHVKMHDLVRAFVLDMFSKAEHASIVNHGSSKPGWPEIENDVSSSCKRISLTCKGMIEFPGEFKFPNVSILKLMHGDTSLKFPRNFYEEMGQLQVISYDHMRYPLLSSSLERSTNLRVLLLHQCSLTFDLSSIGNLPNLEVLSFAGSEFNRRPSIIGNLKKLRVLDVTGCYGLHIDNGVFKNLVRLEELWAFGRGISITGDDFNEGAKHWKNLSALEFEFHKNNAQPKNLSFENLERFKISVGRSLNKEYSMERKYSFENTLKLVTKKGELLESRINELFEKTVVLCLCVDDMNDLEDVGMKSSLCPLSSSFCNVRMLVVSECAELKYLFTLGVANVLSNLEFLVVFNCFAMKELIHVESGGEERVTFPKLISLSLKGLPQLLSLCGNVNVIALPHLMELKIKEIPNITSIYSKNNSATSCFLRGEVLIPKLKRLHIERMENLKEIWPCDFGTSEEVKLREIEVDDCKNLVNLFPCNPMPLLHHLEELTVSDCGSIEVLFNIDLDCIGEQGRTQDFTVGVARESQELRDSRKNKNFENFQKLFHCGRKSQGLPVPPWTPPKPALVGETREEGGTYNLRKINVRGLRKLQEVWRIKGGENNSGIPIRGFQAIESIDIARCNRFRNGYSPTTTNFDMGALTSMSIFNSGEIRRKYGSVESSQGKENTLFPPDLIHSFHNLRDLQLMRYEGVEVIFEMKSTPPSQDNQHRILPNLENMEISNTESMSHVWKCNWNEFLTLHGKTTESTFHNLTTIHLYRCKRIKYLFSPLMAELLSNLKRVHIEDCYGMEEVVSNRDDEYEEKITSTSTSTHTTRTTLFPLLDSLILDDLQNLKCISGGGAKGGNNEISFNSTITTTSFLDQYRFSQGDGVSWSLCQYAREISISYCHAMSSVIPYYAAGQMQKLQVLRIYSCHGMEEVFETKGINKSVIMLELANLKIVTISHCDLLEHIFTLSTLESLIQLEELMIESCKAMKVIVVKAEEHGVEKTTMASSSKVVVFPRLKRIKLIDLQELVAFFLGANEFQWPSLEKVEVDGCPQMKVFTACGSTDLSLKYVEDGLGKHSPECWFNSNVTTTTIGQLQESTSFSCLAATSEVIHWS is encoded by the exons ATGGAGGTTGCTAGTGAAATAACGAAAGGAGTTGTTCAGGTTCTTATGGTTCCGGTTAAAAAACAACTGGATTACCTGGTGTCCTACAAAAAATACGTGGATGATATGCACACCAAAAAGAAAGATTTGGATGTTGCAAGACTCGGTGTGGAATCCCAGAAGAAGCAAAATAGAGAAAGACGTCTTGAGGTTCCTGCGCAAGTCGGCCCTTGGTTGATAGAAGTCGAACACATGAATGAAAAGGTGGCACACTTTCCAAGTGAAGTCCCCGGCTGTCTCGATCTCAAGAGTAGGCACAAGCTCGGAAGGAAAGCCTTCAAGATATTTAAAGAGATTGAGAGTGTTATGGGACGATGCCCTGAAATTCAAGGAACTGAACTACAAATTCCTGTGGGGAGAATTGATTCCATCATGGCGTCCACCTCTAAACCATCAAGTGATCAAAATGACTTCCACTCAAGAGAGTTGACTTTTATGAAAGCACTGGAAGCACTCGGGCCCAACCATAGTTCCCACATGGTAGCGTTATGTGGGATGGGTGGAGTGGGAAAGACCACTATGATGAAGAAGCTGAAGGACGTTGTGGTAGGAAAGAAAATGTTTAATCATTATGTTGAGGCGGTTATAGGGGAAAAGACAGACCCCATTGCTATTCAGCAAGCTGTTGCAGAGTACCTTGGTATAAGCCTAACTGAAACCACTAAACCAGCAAGAACTGATAAGCTCCGTACATGGTTTGCAAACAATTCAGATGGAGGAAAGAAGAAGTTCCTGGTAATACTAGACGATGTATGGCAACCAGTTGATTTGGAAGATATTGGTTTAAGCCGTTTTCCAAATCAAGACGTTGACTTCAAGGTCTTGATTACATCACGGGACCAATCAGTTTGCACTGAGATGGGAGTTAAAGCTGATTTAGTTCTCAAGGTGAGTGTCCTGGAGGAAGCGGAAGCACACAGTTTGTTCCTCCAATTTTTAGAACCTTCTGATGATGTCGATCCTGAGCTCCATAAGATCAGGGAAGAAATTGTAAGGAAGTGTTGCGGTCTACCCATTGCCATCAAAACCATGGCCTGCACTCTTAGAAGTAAAAGTAAGGATACATGGAAGAATGCACTTTCTCGTTTACAACACCATGACATTAACACAATTGCGCCTACTGTTTTCCAAACTAGCTATGACAATCTCCAAGACGAGGTGACCAAAGCTACTTTTTTGCTTTGTGGTTTATTTCCAGAGGACTTCAATATTCCTACTGAGGACCTACTGAGGTATGGCTGGGGATTGAAGTTATTTAAGGGAATGGATACTATAAGAGAAGCAAGATACAAGCTGAACTCGTGCATTGAGCGGCTCAAGCATACCAATTTGTTGATTGAAGGTGATAATGTTAGGCACGTCAAAATGCACGATCTGGTGCGTGCTTTTGTTTTGGATATGTTTTCTAAAGCTGAGCATGCTTCTATCGTCAACCATGGTAGTAGTAAGCCAGGGTGGCCTGAAATTGAAAATGATGTGAGCTCCTCATGCAAAAGAATCTCATTAACATGCAAGGGTATGATTGAATTTCCTGGTGAGTTCAAGTTTCCAAATGTCTCGATTTTGAAACTTATGCATGGAGATACGTCGTTGAAGTTCCCTCGAAACTTTTATGAAGAAATGGGACAGCTTCAGGTTATATCATATGATCATATGAGATATCCATTGCTTTCCTCATCGCTTGAACGCTCCACCAACCTTCGAGTGCTTCTTTTGCATCAATGCTCGTTGACGTTTGATTTATCTTCTATTGGAAACTTGCCAAATTTGGAAGTTCTCAGCTTTGCTGGTTCTGAATTTAATAGGCGACCTTCTATAATCGGAAATTTGAAGAAGCTAAGGGTACTAGATGTGACAGGCTGTTATGGTCTTCATATAGATAATGGTGTCTTTAAAAATTTGGTCAGACTTGAAGAGCTCTGGGCTTTTGGAAGGGGTATTAGCATCACAGGTGATGACTTCAATGAAGGGGCAAAACATTGGAAGAACCTTTCTGCCTTGGAGTTTGAGTTCCATAAAAACAATGCTCAACCGAAGAATCTTTCATTTGAGAATCTTGAACGATTCAAGATCTCAGTGGGACGTTCTTTAAATAAAGAATATTCAATGGAGAGAAAATATTCATTCGAAAACACATTGAAGTTGGTAACCAAGAAAGGTGAACTATTGGAATCTAGAATTAATGAGTTGTTTGAGAAAACGGTGGTGCTTTGTTTATGTGTGGACGATATGAATGATCTTGAAGATGTAGGGATGAAGTCCTCACTTTGTCCTTTGTCCTCCTCGTTCTGCAATGTAAGAATGCTTGTTGTTTCGGAGTGTGCAGAGTTGAAATACCTTTTCACACTGGGTGTTGCAAATGTTCTGTCAAATCTTGAGTTTCTTGTAGTTTTCAATTGCTTTGCTATGAAAGAACTCATACATGTTGAGAGTGGTGGAGAAGAGAGAGTTACATTCCCCAAGTTGATATCTCTATCTTTGAAAGGACTACCACAACTATTGAGTTTGTGCGGGAATGTGAACGTGATTGCGCTACCACACCTCATGGAGTTAAAAATTAAAGAAATTCCAAATATCACAAGCATTTATTCCAAGAATAATTCGGCAACATCCTGCTTTTTAAGAGGAGAG GTTTTGATTCCTAAGCTTAAGCGTCTGCACATTGAGCGTATGGAGAATTTGAAGGAAATATGGCCTTGTGACTTTGGGACGAGTGAGGAAGTTAAGTTGAGAGAGATTGAAGTGGATGATTGTAAGAATCTTGTGAATCTATTTCCGTGTAATCCCATGCCATTGTTGCATCATCTTGAAGAGTTAACAGTCAGTGATTGTGGTTCCATTGAAGTGTTATTCAACATCGACTTGGATTGTATTGGTGAGCAAGGGCGGACGCAGGATTTCACAGTAGGGGTTGCACGAGAAAGTCAGGAATTGCGTGatagtagaaaaaataaaaattttgaaaattttcaaaaactttttCACTGCGGCCGGAAAAGTCAAGGGTTGCCGGTGCCACCCTGGACCCCCCCTAAACCTGCCCTTGTTGGTGAGACCAGAGAAGAAGGTGGTACCTACAACTTGAGAAAAATTAATGTAAGGGGATTAAGGAAGCTACAAGAGGTGTGGAGGATAAAAGGTGGTGAAAATAACTCTGGAATCCCTATCCGTGGCTTTCAAGCAATTGAAAGCATAGATATTGCAAGATGTAACAGGTTTAGAAACGGATACTCACCTACCACCACCAATTTTGATATGGGGGCACTCACCTCTATGTCTATATTTAATTCGGGAGAAATTAGAAGAAAATATGGATCGGTGGAAAGTAGCCAAGGGAAAGAG AATACTCTGTTCCCTCCCGATCTCATACACTCGTTTCATAACCTCCGTGATCTTCAGTTGATGAGATATGAAGGAGTGGAGGTGATATTTGAGATGAAGAGTACTCCACCAAGTCAAGATAATCAACATCGAATACTTCCCAACCTTGAAAACATGGAAATTAGTAATACAGAGAGTATGAGTCACGTGTGGAAGTGCAATTGGAATGAGTTCTTAACTCTTCACGGAAAAACGACAGAATCCACATTCCACAACCTCACAACCATACACTTGTACAGATGCAAACGCATTAAGTACTTGTTTTCACCTCTCATGGCAGAACTTCTTTCCAACCTAAAGAGAGTCCATATAGAAGACTGTTATGGTATGGAAGAAGTTGTTTCAAACAGAGACGATGAATATGAAGAAAAAAtaacatcaacatcaacatctACCCACACAACACGCACCACTCTCTTCCCTCTTCTTGATTCTCTCATTTTAGATGACCTGCAAAATCTCAAGTGTATTAGTGGTGGTGGTGCCAAGGGTGGGAACAATGAAATATCTTTCAACAGTACCATTACAACTACCTCCTTTCTTGATCAATATAGG TTTTCTCAAGGGGATGGTGTTTCTTGGAGCTTATGCCAATACGCTAGAGAGATAAGTATAAGTTACTGTCATGCAATGTCAAGTGTGATTCCATATTATGCAGCAGGACAGATGCAAAAGCTTCAAGTGCTGAGAATATACTCTTGCCATGGGATGGAGGAGGTGTTTGAAACTAAAGGGATCAACAAGAGTGTTATTATGCTTGAACTGGCCAACCTAAAGATAGTGACAATTAGTCATTGTGACCTTTTGGAACATATATTCacactttccacacttgaaagcCTCATACAACTTGAAGAGTTAATGATAGAGAGTTGCAAGGCAATGAAAGTGATTGTGGTGAAGGCAGAAGAACATGGGGTAGAGAAAACAACAATGGCATCTTCCTCTAAGGTTGTGGTCTTTCCTCGTCTAAAGCGTATTAAACTAATTGATCTACAAGAGTTGGTGGCTTTCTTTTTAGGGGCGAACGAGTTCCAGTGGCCTTCATTGGAAAAGGTTGAAGTCGATGGTTGCCCACAGATGAAGGTGTTCACAGCTTGTGGGTCAACAGATCTATCGCTGAAGTATGTG GAAGATGGGTTAGGCAAACATAGTCCTGAATGTTGGTTTAACTCTAATGTGACAACCACTACTATTGGTCAGCTTCAGGAG AGTACAAGCTTCTCCTGCCTTGCTGCTACTTCAGAAGTGATCCATTGGTCTTAG